From a single Aestuariibius sp. HNIBRBA575 genomic region:
- a CDS encoding helix-turn-helix domain-containing protein, which yields MEIVVRLDVMLALHKMKGKTLAQEIGITEQNLSLLKSGKVRGIRFETLAKICQVLNCQPGDLLEAVPTSDPKQ from the coding sequence ATGGAGATTGTCGTCCGGCTGGATGTGATGCTGGCCCTTCATAAAATGAAAGGCAAAACACTGGCCCAAGAGATCGGCATCACCGAACAAAATCTAAGCCTGCTGAAATCCGGGAAAGTGCGCGGTATCCGGTTCGAAACATTGGCGAAAATCTGTCAGGTGCTGAATTGCCAGCCCGGGGATTTACTAGAGGCCGTGC